One stretch of Thermococcus sp. 21S9 DNA includes these proteins:
- a CDS encoding adenylate kinase family protein — MIIAVTGTPGVGKTTVSKLLAQKLGYEYVSLRDYAMEKGIGEMKGDELEVEVDELAYNFERDFKGKNVVVDGHLSHFLNADIVVVLRAHPRLIGERLTERSYPREKVGENVEAELVDVILVEALEENENVIEVDTTGKTPEEVVNEILELIEKGVRRRVGVVDWSEVYDEVIPYLRL, encoded by the coding sequence ATGATAATAGCTGTAACCGGAACGCCCGGGGTCGGAAAGACGACGGTTTCGAAGCTTTTGGCTCAAAAGCTCGGCTACGAGTACGTCAGCCTGAGGGACTACGCGATGGAGAAAGGCATCGGCGAGATGAAGGGCGATGAGCTTGAGGTCGAGGTTGACGAGCTGGCCTACAACTTCGAGCGGGACTTCAAGGGAAAGAACGTCGTCGTTGACGGGCATCTGAGCCATTTCCTCAACGCCGACATCGTGGTTGTGCTGAGGGCGCACCCGAGGCTAATCGGCGAGAGGCTAACCGAGAGGAGCTATCCGCGGGAGAAAGTTGGAGAAAACGTCGAGGCCGAGTTGGTTGATGTCATCCTCGTGGAAGCGCTCGAGGAAAACGAGAACGTCATAGAGGTTGACACAACCGGAAAGACGCCGGAAGAAGTTGTAAACGAAATTTTAGAGCTGATTGAGAAAGGTGTTAGGAGAAGGGTCGGTGTAGTTGACTGGAGCGAGGTCTACGACGAGGTGATTCCCTACCTGCGCCTCTGA